One Azospirillum sp. TSA2s genomic region harbors:
- a CDS encoding DUF4405 domain-containing protein, with the protein MTISKTMTRDVVTPVTIVTFVVSTVTGVMLLLHWNTGLVRFSHEWLSMAFSAIALWHLVKNWRAFLGYLKRYAAKAAFVATIVVSVVFTGMTGTTGGGSVNPGAVFGALSGATLEAAAPALGLTPDKAVEVLKTANIDAAPGETLTAIGERAGKNGAAVASLLAAKRAH; encoded by the coding sequence ATGACCATCTCCAAGACCATGACCCGCGACGTGGTCACCCCCGTCACCATCGTCACCTTCGTCGTGTCCACGGTGACCGGCGTGATGCTGCTCCTGCACTGGAATACCGGGCTGGTGCGCTTTTCCCACGAATGGCTGAGCATGGCGTTCTCCGCCATCGCGCTCTGGCATCTGGTGAAGAACTGGCGAGCTTTCCTGGGCTATCTGAAGCGGTACGCCGCGAAGGCCGCCTTCGTCGCCACCATCGTCGTATCGGTGGTCTTCACCGGCATGACCGGCACCACCGGCGGCGGCAGCGTCAATCCGGGTGCGGTGTTCGGCGCGCTGTCGGGGGCGACGCTCGAAGCCGCCGCCCCGGCGCTGGGCCTCACGCCCGACAAGGCGGTGGAGGTGCTGAAGACCGCGAACATTGACGCCGCGCCGGGCGAGACCCTGACCGCCATCGGCGAGCGCGCCGGCAAGAATGGCGCTGCCGTCGCCAGCCTGCTGGCGGCGAAGCGGGCGCACTGA
- a CDS encoding DEAD/DEAH box helicase, with protein sequence MSLFDALPRGPSSGGAAVPFGQEDLTRVFDAKTLQRGRTLMMTGAVTLGPPGGDRIEAEVSDLGRRLSVTVTPVQGKRSIVLDRSCSCGRNACAHMAAAAMLALESRPEWRRASLFDIADVKAPLAPPPPPPPVPVAPTPAAAAPLAPPAPKAPLTLVRPPVPPPIRSVAPQPPPPPPPAPKPEPVRSLRWTLEPGQGDVACYILVEFLAEGAADASPATPRDVLAKAPRSVDGDADRAIARLLGGGGTERTPVAKSRGEAVDRLLRRLLSTGRLRWRDGTPLAEGPGRTVRAFRDPATRKLRPTGLPERSVLVKGQSYWCVDSASGTVFPVDLQVVEVPKAKPVPAAPPPPPVPSKSPPSKSTPSRLFGPSRSGVASMPRITPPPPSIATSSFRDNAIPGVRSGAADAAAIVERSPRIIARLGRVVTPADGLVDVLRLSFDYGEPGRAVEIEPDDQRQFARYEDDFGDVTFVRRDKADEQAALDRLSGLGFAQARIEPPKGALNARGSRVHWLTGRDVEERWQHFLTNEVPALTKAGWIMEVGADFGTKVIEPGAEVEVAVRDAGDGWFDLDVGVEIDGERQPLLPILARLVEKGGLSTTRVIDGRAHIVLDDGNVLALPAERIERLLSVLEAMLDSGRSSGDRLKVPLAEADSLLDIDDLIARRGDETAQIDGYLQRLRADEMPGDMTPPPGFKGELRDYQRGGLAWMQSLRANNVAGILADDMGLGKTAQTLAHIAMEEHEGRLTEPCLVVVPTSLVPNWVAESERFTPHLRVVVLHGVDRHGKLSEIDRAHIVVTTYGVVARDVDLLKRLTWHMIVLDEAQAIKNPDGKATRAVAALPARHRLCLSGTPVENNLGELWSQFAFLMPGLLGDRKDFGKRYRVPIEKRGDNTRANLLMRRIRPFLLRRTKEAVAKELPPKTEVVVRIDLERDQRDLYETIRLSVNETVRAALAASGKGLGQNTIAVIDALLKLRQVCCDPRLLKSIAALGGKARPSAKLHALTEMVKEMVPEGRRILIFSQFTTMLDLIKLELEKAHIPYVELTGRTLDRAEPVNRFQNREVPVFLISLKAGGRGLNLTAADTVIHYDPWWNPAAEDQATDRAYRIGQDKPVFVYKLIAANTVEERILDLQRRKGSLSAATIEGKGLVSALDGGDIDYLLGDGEEDGEE encoded by the coding sequence ATGTCGCTTTTCGATGCCCTGCCGCGTGGCCCTTCGTCGGGTGGCGCCGCCGTCCCCTTCGGTCAGGAGGACCTGACGCGCGTCTTCGATGCCAAGACGCTGCAGCGGGGCCGCACGCTGATGATGACCGGTGCGGTGACGCTGGGTCCTCCCGGCGGCGACCGGATCGAGGCGGAGGTCAGCGACCTCGGACGGCGGCTGTCGGTGACGGTGACGCCGGTGCAGGGCAAGCGCAGCATCGTGCTCGACCGCAGCTGTTCCTGTGGCCGCAACGCCTGCGCCCATATGGCCGCGGCGGCGATGCTGGCGCTGGAAAGCCGGCCGGAATGGCGCCGCGCCTCCCTGTTCGACATCGCCGACGTGAAGGCTCCGCTGGCACCGCCTCCGCCTCCGCCGCCTGTACCCGTCGCGCCCACCCCGGCCGCAGCGGCCCCTTTGGCACCGCCCGCTCCCAAGGCCCCGCTCACCCTGGTCCGCCCGCCGGTCCCGCCGCCGATCCGCAGCGTGGCGCCCCAGCCTCCGCCGCCTCCGCCTCCGGCGCCCAAGCCGGAGCCGGTGCGCAGCCTGCGCTGGACGCTGGAGCCGGGGCAGGGCGACGTCGCCTGCTACATCCTGGTGGAATTTCTGGCGGAGGGGGCGGCCGACGCCAGCCCCGCCACTCCGCGCGACGTGCTGGCCAAGGCGCCGCGCTCTGTTGACGGCGACGCCGACCGCGCCATCGCCCGGCTGCTCGGCGGCGGCGGGACCGAACGCACCCCCGTTGCCAAGAGCCGGGGAGAGGCGGTGGACCGCCTGCTGCGCCGCCTGCTGTCCACCGGCCGCCTGCGCTGGCGCGACGGCACCCCGCTGGCCGAGGGGCCGGGCCGCACCGTCCGCGCCTTCCGCGACCCCGCCACCCGCAAGCTGCGCCCGACCGGCCTGCCCGAACGCAGCGTGCTGGTGAAGGGTCAGTCCTATTGGTGCGTGGACAGTGCCTCCGGCACCGTCTTCCCGGTCGACCTCCAGGTGGTGGAGGTGCCGAAGGCCAAGCCGGTGCCGGCCGCTCCGCCACCGCCGCCGGTTCCGTCCAAATCGCCCCCGTCCAAATCGACCCCGTCCCGCCTGTTCGGTCCGTCGCGCAGTGGTGTGGCGTCGATGCCGCGCATCACCCCGCCGCCGCCCTCCATCGCGACGTCCAGCTTCCGCGACAACGCCATCCCCGGCGTACGCAGCGGGGCGGCCGATGCGGCGGCCATCGTCGAGCGCTCCCCCCGCATCATCGCCCGCCTCGGCCGCGTGGTGACGCCGGCCGACGGGCTGGTCGACGTGCTGCGCCTCTCCTTCGACTATGGCGAGCCCGGCCGCGCGGTGGAGATCGAGCCCGACGACCAACGCCAGTTCGCCCGCTATGAGGACGACTTCGGCGATGTCACCTTCGTCCGCCGCGACAAGGCCGACGAGCAGGCGGCGCTGGATCGGCTGTCCGGCCTAGGCTTCGCCCAGGCGCGGATCGAGCCGCCGAAGGGCGCGCTGAACGCCCGCGGCTCCCGCGTCCATTGGCTGACCGGCCGGGACGTGGAGGAGCGTTGGCAGCATTTCCTGACCAACGAGGTCCCCGCCCTGACCAAGGCCGGCTGGATCATGGAGGTCGGCGCCGATTTCGGCACCAAGGTCATCGAACCGGGTGCGGAGGTCGAGGTTGCCGTCCGCGATGCCGGCGATGGCTGGTTCGATCTGGATGTCGGCGTGGAGATCGACGGCGAGCGCCAGCCGCTTCTGCCGATCCTCGCCCGGTTGGTGGAAAAGGGCGGCCTGTCGACCACCCGCGTCATCGACGGCCGCGCCCACATCGTGCTGGACGACGGCAATGTCCTGGCCCTGCCGGCCGAGCGGATCGAGCGGCTGCTCAGCGTTCTCGAAGCGATGCTGGACAGCGGGCGCAGCAGCGGCGACCGGCTGAAGGTGCCGCTGGCCGAGGCCGACTCGCTGCTGGACATCGACGATCTGATCGCCCGGCGCGGCGACGAGACGGCGCAGATCGACGGCTATCTCCAGCGCCTGCGCGCCGACGAGATGCCGGGCGACATGACCCCGCCGCCGGGCTTCAAGGGCGAACTGCGCGATTACCAGCGCGGCGGTCTGGCCTGGATGCAGAGCCTGCGCGCCAACAACGTCGCCGGGATCCTGGCCGACGACATGGGCCTGGGCAAGACCGCCCAGACGCTGGCCCACATCGCCATGGAGGAGCATGAGGGCCGGCTGACCGAACCCTGCCTTGTGGTCGTCCCGACCAGCCTCGTGCCCAACTGGGTCGCGGAGTCGGAGCGCTTCACCCCGCATCTGCGAGTCGTTGTGCTGCATGGAGTCGACCGCCACGGCAAGCTGTCGGAGATCGACCGCGCCCACATCGTCGTCACCACCTATGGCGTGGTGGCGCGCGACGTCGACCTGCTGAAGCGCCTGACCTGGCACATGATCGTGCTGGACGAGGCGCAGGCGATCAAGAACCCCGACGGAAAAGCGACCCGCGCGGTGGCGGCGCTTCCGGCGCGGCATCGGCTCTGCCTGTCCGGCACGCCGGTGGAGAACAATCTGGGCGAGCTGTGGAGCCAGTTCGCCTTCCTGATGCCGGGCCTGCTGGGCGACCGCAAGGATTTCGGCAAGCGTTACCGCGTTCCCATCGAGAAGCGCGGCGACAACACCCGCGCCAACCTGCTGATGCGCCGCATCCGCCCCTTCCTGCTCCGCCGGACCAAGGAGGCGGTGGCGAAGGAACTGCCGCCGAAGACCGAGGTGGTGGTGCGCATCGACCTGGAGCGCGACCAGCGCGACCTCTACGAGACCATCCGCCTGTCGGTGAACGAGACGGTGCGCGCGGCGCTGGCCGCCAGCGGCAAGGGGCTGGGCCAGAACACCATCGCGGTGATCGACGCGCTGTTGAAGCTGCGGCAGGTCTGCTGCGATCCGCGCCTGCTGAAATCCATCGCCGCGCTGGGCGGCAAGGCACGGCCGAGCGCCAAGCTGCACGCCCTGACCGAAATGGTGAAGGAGATGGTGCCGGAAGGCCGGCGCATCCTGATCTTCTCGCAGTTCACCACCATGCTCGACCTCATCAAGCTGGAGTTGGAGAAGGCGCACATCCCCTATGTCGAGCTGACCGGCCGCACGCTGGACCGCGCCGAGCCGGTGAACCGCTTCCAGAACCGCGAGGTTCCGGTCTTCCTCATCAGCCTGAAGGCCGGCGGGCGCGGCCTGAACCTGACCGCCGCCGACACGGTGATCCATTACGATCCCTGGTGGAATCCGGCCGCCGAGGATCAGGCGACCGACCGCGCCTACCGCATCGGCCAGGACAAGCCGGTTTTCGTCTACAAGCTGATCGCCGCCAATACGGTGGAGGAACGCATCCTCGACCTCCAGCGCCGCAAGGGCAGCCTGTCCGCCGCCACCATCGAGGGCAAGGGGCTGGTCAGTGCTCTCGACGGCGGTGACATCGACTATCTGCTCGGTGACGGCGAGGAAGACGGGGAGGAATAG
- a CDS encoding phosphatase PAP2 family protein, which translates to MLAIASGAITHLGSSSLLVPLSALYATALWRHHSAPLALRWLLALSLCLGAMVVLKLVGHGCGLPDFPLFPSLFSGDRFVSPSGHAAFSAVFYGSVSALAARSARSRWLRIALPLAAVALVLAIGASRVAVSAHSGAEVVAGLMIGGLSALLFLWSSRKDAVPRLRPSPWLAGAMALGLALLVHAGDPSFVEGTIRWAAHQLDSEGGLCELASRVFPGNRG; encoded by the coding sequence ATGCTCGCCATCGCCAGCGGCGCCATCACCCATCTGGGCAGCAGCAGTCTTCTCGTACCGCTTTCCGCCCTCTATGCGACCGCGCTGTGGCGGCACCATTCGGCGCCGCTGGCGCTGCGCTGGCTGCTCGCCCTGTCGCTGTGCCTGGGCGCCATGGTGGTGCTGAAGCTGGTGGGGCATGGCTGTGGTCTGCCGGACTTCCCGCTGTTCCCGTCGCTGTTCTCCGGCGACCGTTTCGTCAGCCCCAGCGGCCATGCCGCCTTCTCGGCCGTCTTCTACGGATCGGTGTCGGCGCTGGCGGCGCGCAGTGCCCGATCGCGCTGGCTCCGCATCGCGCTGCCGCTGGCGGCGGTGGCGCTGGTGCTGGCCATCGGCGCCTCGCGTGTCGCCGTCTCAGCCCATTCGGGGGCGGAGGTGGTGGCCGGGCTGATGATCGGCGGGCTGTCTGCCCTGCTGTTCCTGTGGAGCAGCCGCAAGGACGCCGTCCCGCGCCTGCGTCCCTCTCCCTGGCTGGCGGGGGCGATGGCGCTGGGGCTGGCCCTTCTGGTCCATGCCGGCGATCCGTCCTTCGTCGAGGGAACGATCCGCTGGGCCGCCCATCAGTTGGACAGCGAGGGCGGCCTGTGCGAACTGGCCAGCCGGGTGTTCCCCGGCAATCGCGGGTAA
- a CDS encoding PleD family two-component system response regulator has protein sequence MSARVLVVDDVLPNVKLLAAKLTREYFNVLTAFNGPDALEMVRKESPDIVLLDVMMPGMDGFEVCEKIRSDPATMHIPVVMVTALSDIADRVRGLEAGADDFLTKPVNDIALFARVRSLVRLKMMMDEWRLRESTSGQFGVIERSGTMLSESFERANVLVLEDSALDLEKVTETLQRDHNMVFSADTGAKALERALGTPLDLVVVSLTLLNEDGLRLCSQLRSHERTRQVPILLMVDDGDLGQVAKGLELGANDYVVKPVDRNELLARARTQIRRKRYQERLRSNYEQSLSMALTDSLTGVFNRRYVNAHLPRLLERAIDSHKPVSVLMFDIDHFKVVNDTYGHAIGDEVLREVSARASRNLRTFDLVARLGGEEFIVILPDTDGEAALIVAERLRSRIADTPFAVSTGHGEINVTVSVGISIGGRLGDTAEGLVRRADEALYEAKRSGRNCVIADARADQLEG, from the coding sequence ATGTCCGCGCGTGTCCTTGTCGTCGACGATGTACTGCCGAATGTGAAGCTGCTCGCGGCGAAGCTGACGCGCGAGTACTTCAATGTTCTGACGGCCTTCAACGGACCCGACGCGCTTGAGATGGTGCGGAAGGAATCGCCGGACATCGTCCTGCTGGACGTGATGATGCCGGGCATGGACGGGTTCGAGGTGTGCGAGAAGATCCGCTCCGATCCCGCCACCATGCACATCCCCGTGGTGATGGTCACGGCGCTGTCGGACATCGCCGACCGCGTCCGCGGCCTGGAGGCCGGGGCCGACGATTTCCTGACCAAGCCGGTGAACGACATCGCGCTGTTCGCGCGCGTCCGCTCGCTGGTTCGGCTGAAGATGATGATGGACGAATGGCGCCTGCGCGAAAGCACGTCCGGCCAATTCGGCGTCATCGAGCGCAGCGGCACCATGCTGAGCGAATCCTTCGAGCGCGCCAATGTGCTGGTGCTGGAGGACTCCGCCCTCGACCTGGAAAAGGTGACGGAGACGCTTCAGCGCGACCACAACATGGTGTTCTCCGCCGACACCGGCGCCAAGGCACTGGAACGCGCGCTGGGCACGCCGCTCGATCTGGTGGTGGTCAGCCTGACCCTGCTGAACGAGGACGGGCTGCGCCTCTGCTCGCAGTTGCGCTCGCACGAGCGCACGCGGCAGGTGCCGATCCTGCTGATGGTGGACGACGGCGACCTGGGGCAGGTGGCGAAGGGGCTGGAACTCGGCGCCAACGATTACGTCGTCAAGCCGGTCGACCGGAACGAACTGCTGGCCCGCGCCCGCACCCAGATCCGGCGCAAGCGCTATCAGGAACGGCTGCGCTCCAATTACGAGCAGAGCCTGTCGATGGCGCTGACCGACAGCCTGACAGGCGTCTTCAACCGCCGTTACGTCAACGCCCATCTGCCGCGGCTGCTGGAACGCGCCATCGACAGCCACAAGCCGGTGTCGGTGCTGATGTTCGACATCGACCATTTCAAGGTGGTCAACGACACCTACGGCCATGCCATCGGCGACGAGGTGCTTCGCGAGGTATCCGCCCGCGCCAGCCGCAACCTGCGCACCTTCGACCTCGTCGCCCGGTTGGGTGGCGAGGAGTTCATCGTCATCCTGCCGGACACCGACGGGGAAGCCGCGCTGATCGTCGCCGAACGCCTGCGTTCGCGCATCGCCGACACGCCCTTCGCCGTGTCGACCGGCCACGGCGAGATCAACGTGACGGTGTCCGTCGGCATCTCGATCGGCGGACGGCTGGGCGATACCGCCGAAGGGCTGGTCCGCCGGGCCGACGAAGCGCTGTACGAAGCCAAGCGGTCGGGCCGCAACTGCGTCATCGCCGACGCCCGCGCCGACCAGTTGGAGGGGTAG
- a CDS encoding response regulator, which translates to MSAEPCGPLATGGGPTKTVLIVEDNELNMKLFHDLLEAHGYGTLQTREGMEAMRLARQHRPDLILMDIQLPEVSGLEVTRWIKDDPDLRSIPVVAVTAFAMKGDEEKIRQGGCEDYVAKPISVVKFLETVKKFLG; encoded by the coding sequence ATGTCAGCGGAGCCTTGCGGTCCATTGGCGACCGGTGGTGGGCCGACGAAGACCGTCCTCATCGTCGAGGACAACGAGCTGAACATGAAGCTCTTTCATGACCTGCTCGAAGCGCACGGCTATGGCACGCTGCAGACCCGCGAAGGCATGGAGGCGATGCGGCTGGCCCGTCAGCACCGCCCCGACCTGATCCTGATGGACATCCAGCTGCCGGAGGTTTCCGGACTGGAGGTGACCCGCTGGATCAAGGACGATCCGGATCTGAGGAGCATTCCGGTCGTGGCCGTCACCGCCTTCGCCATGAAAGGTGACGAAGAGAAAATCCGTCAGGGCGGTTGCGAGGATTATGTCGCGAAGCCCATTTCGGTTGTGAAGTTCCTCGAAACAGTCAAGAAGTTTCTCGGCTAA
- a CDS encoding GGDEF domain-containing protein has translation MNAIVAALDLKHHTSDRFDVPAGWSPVALASRVGLLRGTERQTLDETIALLAEAKETIAELHERIAYLESLTMTDELTGLLNRRGFYSHFRRELASARRNGSAGGLLVMIDLDGFKAINDTHGHIAGDAYLRQVARMIVGNVRQEDVVARLGGDEFAVLLTNTDTASGLARARQLAAIADATHVEWGGQSLPVRFSVGTQPYGADDSEDEVMRRADAMMYGAKGARRRDAKRKTRRAA, from the coding sequence ATGAACGCCATCGTCGCCGCCCTGGACCTGAAGCACCACACCTCCGACCGTTTCGACGTGCCGGCCGGATGGTCGCCGGTCGCGTTGGCTTCGCGTGTCGGGCTTCTGCGGGGGACCGAGCGCCAGACGCTGGACGAGACGATCGCGCTGCTCGCCGAAGCCAAGGAGACGATCGCCGAGTTGCATGAGCGCATCGCCTACCTGGAAAGCCTGACGATGACGGACGAGCTGACCGGCCTGTTGAACCGGCGCGGCTTCTACAGCCACTTCCGGCGCGAGTTGGCCTCGGCCCGCCGAAACGGGTCCGCCGGCGGCCTGCTGGTCATGATCGACCTGGACGGCTTCAAGGCCATCAACGACACCCACGGCCATATCGCCGGCGACGCCTATCTGCGGCAGGTGGCGCGGATGATCGTCGGCAATGTCCGGCAGGAGGACGTGGTCGCCCGGCTGGGCGGCGACGAGTTCGCCGTGCTGCTGACCAACACCGACACCGCCAGCGGCCTCGCCCGCGCCCGCCAGCTGGCCGCCATCGCCGACGCCACCCATGTGGAGTGGGGTGGGCAGTCGCTGCCGGTCCGTTTCTCCGTCGGCACCCAGCCCTATGGCGCCGACGACAGCGAGGACGAGGTGATGCGCCGCGCCGACGCCATGATGTACGGCGCCAAGGGAGCCCGCCGCCGCGATGCCAAGCGCAAAACCAGGCGGGCTGCCTGA
- a CDS encoding D-glycerate dehydrogenase, with the protein MTSPAELPFAAQSDSPDVQPSARPVLLLTRRLPEAVEARASRDYRAVLNPEDRDFGGAEIAARAAEVGADAVLCCAGDRLDSAAIAALPQRVRVLATFSVGTDHIDLEAARARGLTVTNTPDVLTDATADIALLLLLGAARRASEGERMIRANAWTGWTPTQLMGTHVGGKRLGIVGMGRIGQAVAARARAFGMTIHYSNRRRLTPDLELGATYHADPEAMLPECDVLSLHFPATAETRHWLNAERIGRLPPGAILINTARGSVVDDEAVIAALKTGRLASAGLDVFENEPNLHPGYRDLPNAFLLPHLGSATVETRNAMGFKALDNIDAVMAGRPAPDRVA; encoded by the coding sequence ATGACAAGCCCTGCCGAGTTGCCGTTTGCGGCGCAGTCGGACAGTCCCGATGTCCAGCCCTCTGCCCGCCCGGTGCTGCTGCTGACCCGCCGCCTTCCGGAAGCGGTGGAGGCGCGGGCCTCGCGCGATTACCGGGCTGTGCTCAATCCGGAAGACCGCGACTTCGGCGGGGCGGAGATCGCCGCCCGTGCGGCGGAGGTTGGGGCCGACGCCGTGCTCTGCTGTGCCGGTGATCGGCTGGACTCCGCCGCCATCGCGGCCCTGCCGCAGCGGGTGCGGGTGCTGGCGACCTTCTCCGTCGGCACCGACCACATCGACCTGGAGGCGGCGCGCGCCCGCGGCCTGACCGTCACCAACACGCCCGACGTTCTGACTGACGCCACCGCCGACATCGCGCTGCTTCTGCTGCTGGGTGCCGCGCGCCGCGCCTCGGAGGGCGAGCGGATGATCCGTGCCAATGCCTGGACCGGCTGGACGCCGACCCAGCTGATGGGCACCCATGTCGGCGGCAAGCGGCTGGGCATCGTCGGCATGGGCCGCATCGGACAGGCGGTGGCGGCCCGCGCCCGCGCCTTCGGCATGACCATCCATTACAGCAACCGCCGGCGCCTGACCCCGGACCTCGAATTGGGCGCCACCTACCACGCCGACCCGGAGGCGATGCTGCCGGAGTGCGATGTCCTGTCGCTTCACTTCCCCGCCACGGCGGAAACCCGACATTGGCTGAACGCCGAACGGATCGGGCGGCTGCCGCCGGGGGCCATCCTCATCAACACGGCGCGTGGCAGCGTGGTGGACGATGAGGCCGTGATCGCCGCGCTGAAGACCGGGCGGTTGGCGTCCGCCGGGCTCGACGTGTTCGAGAACGAGCCGAACCTGCATCCCGGCTACCGCGATCTGCCCAACGCCTTCCTGCTGCCGCATCTTGGCAGCGCCACGGTGGAAACGCGGAATGCCATGGGATTCAAGGCGCTGGACAACATCGATGCGGTGATGGCCGGCCGGCCGGCGCCGGATCGCGTGGCGTGA
- a CDS encoding cell envelope integrity EipB family protein: protein MLDRLSAFPATVGAVLAAAVSTGALLAASPALAQPAATSMAAVAARIQPHRAIYTMSLASARNGSKVSDVRGRMMFEWADACDGWTTEQRFQLRFVYSEGDDMAMNTNYTTWESKDGLRYRFNVRKLVNGEVDEEVRGEANLNRDGAGTAQFTKPEPQEMELPAGTMFPTAHTLAILDHAERKDPFFTRTIFDGSDAEGPTEVSTVVGKPGAPTDAGKDPLLKVGKAWPVRMAFFPTQSDSAQPEYEMSLHLLENGIAESMQIDYGDFTVNAVLDKIEALPKSGC from the coding sequence TTGCTCGACCGTCTTTCCGCCTTTCCGGCAACCGTCGGCGCGGTCCTCGCGGCCGCCGTTTCCACCGGTGCGCTCCTCGCGGCCTCCCCTGCCCTGGCTCAGCCGGCCGCGACCTCCATGGCGGCGGTGGCGGCCAGGATCCAGCCGCACCGGGCGATCTACACCATGTCGCTCGCCTCGGCGCGCAACGGGTCGAAGGTCAGCGACGTCCGCGGCCGCATGATGTTCGAATGGGCCGACGCCTGCGACGGCTGGACGACGGAGCAGCGCTTCCAGCTGCGCTTCGTCTACAGCGAAGGCGACGACATGGCGATGAACACCAACTACACGACCTGGGAATCGAAGGATGGCCTGCGCTACCGCTTCAACGTCCGCAAGCTGGTCAACGGCGAGGTGGACGAGGAGGTGCGCGGAGAGGCGAACCTGAACCGCGACGGCGCCGGCACCGCCCAGTTCACCAAGCCCGAACCGCAGGAGATGGAGCTGCCGGCCGGCACCATGTTCCCGACCGCCCACACGCTGGCGATCCTGGACCATGCCGAACGGAAGGACCCCTTCTTCACCCGCACGATCTTCGACGGGTCCGACGCGGAAGGACCGACCGAGGTGTCGACCGTCGTCGGCAAGCCCGGCGCGCCGACGGACGCCGGCAAGGACCCGCTGCTGAAGGTGGGCAAGGCCTGGCCGGTCCGCATGGCCTTCTTCCCGACGCAGAGCGATTCGGCCCAGCCGGAGTATGAGATGAGCCTGCATCTGCTGGAAAACGGCATCGCCGAGTCCATGCAGATCGACTATGGCGATTTCACCGTCAACGCGGTGCTGGACAAGATCGAGGCGCTGCCGAAGTCGGGATGTTGA
- a CDS encoding replication-associated recombination protein A, whose amino-acid sequence MAKRGESGGDAGLFESAAPRPLADRLRPRTLDEVVGQDHLLKPDGPLGRMVAARRLASMILWGPPGCGKTTIARLLAHSTDLHFEPLSAVFSGVADLRKVFDVARARRVAGQGTLLFIDEIHRFNRSQQDGFLPFVEDGTVTLVGATTENPSFELNAALLSRAQVFVLNRLDDAALEKLLSRAEAEMGRPLPLDADARAAVKAMADGDGRFCLNLCEELFALPGQTVLDTNALAATIQRRAPLYDKAQEGHYNLISALHKSLRGSDTDAALYWYSRMLDGGEDPRYIARRLTRFAVEDVGLADPNALTQAIAAWEAYERLGSPEGELALAQLVIYLGTAPKSNAGYTAYKSAVRAAKETGSLMPPKHILNAPTKLMKTIGYGKGYEYDHDTAEGFSGQNYFPEGMARREFYQPVERGFERDLRKRLDYWARLRERRGEE is encoded by the coding sequence ATGGCGAAACGCGGCGAGTCGGGCGGGGATGCCGGGCTATTCGAGTCGGCGGCTCCCCGCCCGCTCGCCGACCGGCTGCGCCCGCGCACGCTGGACGAGGTGGTCGGGCAGGACCACCTGCTGAAGCCCGACGGGCCGCTGGGTCGCATGGTCGCGGCGCGGCGGCTGGCCTCCATGATCCTGTGGGGGCCGCCCGGTTGCGGCAAGACCACCATCGCCCGCCTGCTGGCCCACAGCACCGACCTGCATTTCGAACCGCTGTCGGCGGTCTTCTCCGGCGTCGCCGATCTGCGCAAGGTGTTCGATGTCGCACGGGCCCGGCGGGTGGCGGGGCAGGGCACGCTGCTGTTCATCGACGAGATCCATCGCTTCAACCGCTCCCAGCAGGACGGTTTCCTGCCTTTCGTCGAGGACGGCACGGTCACTCTGGTGGGCGCCACGACCGAGAATCCGTCCTTCGAACTCAACGCCGCCTTGCTGTCACGGGCGCAGGTGTTCGTGCTCAACCGCCTGGACGATGCGGCGCTGGAAAAGCTGCTGTCGCGGGCGGAGGCGGAGATGGGCCGGCCGCTGCCGCTGGACGCCGACGCGCGCGCCGCGGTGAAGGCGATGGCCGACGGCGACGGCCGTTTCTGCCTGAACCTGTGCGAGGAGCTGTTCGCGCTGCCGGGCCAGACGGTGCTGGACACCAACGCGCTCGCCGCCACCATCCAGCGCCGCGCCCCGCTCTACGACAAGGCGCAGGAGGGGCATTACAACCTCATCAGCGCCCTGCACAAGTCGCTGCGCGGGTCGGACACCGACGCGGCGCTCTACTGGTACAGCCGCATGCTGGATGGCGGGGAAGACCCGCGTTACATCGCGCGGCGCCTGACCCGTTTCGCGGTGGAGGATGTCGGGCTGGCCGATCCCAATGCCCTGACCCAGGCCATCGCCGCCTGGGAAGCCTATGAGCGGCTGGGCAGCCCTGAGGGCGAACTGGCCCTGGCGCAGCTGGTGATCTATCTGGGGACGGCGCCGAAGTCGAATGCCGGCTATACGGCCTACAAGTCGGCGGTGCGCGCGGCGAAGGAAACCGGTTCGCTGATGCCGCCCAAGCATATCCTGAACGCGCCGACCAAGCTGATGAAGACCATCGGCTACGGCAAGGGATACGAGTACGACCACGACACGGCGGAGGGCTTCTCCGGCCAGAACTACTTCCCCGAAGGGATGGCGCGGCGCGAGTTCTACCAGCCGGTGGAGCGGGGGTTCGAACGCGACCTGCGCAAGCGGCTGGACTATTGGGCGCGACTGCGCGAGCGGCGGGGGGAGGAGTAA